From a region of the Roseivirga sp. 4D4 genome:
- a CDS encoding NAD(P)/FAD-dependent oxidoreductase — translation MDDHCAIDEQVCLPDNELPRVVVIGGGFAGLALVKSLKALEVQVVLIDRNNFHQFQPLLYQVATSSLEPDSIVFPFRKQLIDYKNVIFRYAEVLEIQASKSRVITNKGIIDYDYLVIATGTRTNFYGLGEIEAYGLGMKSIQDSLNIRHMMIQNLEQAAITCDDMERDTLTNFVIVGGGPAGVEMAGALAEFKKYILPKDYPEYNADIMDIYLLEAADKLLGAMSEKASSESFRYLTRMGVKVLFNEAVEHYDGSIVSTSAGTELRARNLIWTAGVEGALPRGIRKDSFVHGNRLRVNETLNVHGYANVFAIGDIASMATEDSPRGHPQVAQVALQQGKYLGKVMKHVISGRNYQKPFRYKDKGSLATIGKRRAVADLGKFRFAGYLAWILWSVVHLFSISGFRNKLMVGLNWAWNYMTFDKGNRLIISHFEHKAVKAEVIKEKMADE, via the coding sequence ATGGATGATCACTGCGCCATAGATGAACAGGTTTGCCTGCCTGACAATGAGTTACCAAGAGTAGTTGTGATAGGAGGAGGATTTGCCGGGCTGGCACTGGTGAAATCACTCAAAGCACTTGAGGTACAAGTGGTGCTGATTGATCGAAATAACTTCCACCAATTCCAACCGCTTTTATACCAGGTAGCTACCAGTAGCTTGGAACCGGATAGCATCGTTTTTCCTTTCCGGAAACAACTGATTGATTATAAAAACGTGATATTCCGCTATGCCGAAGTGCTGGAAATTCAGGCCTCAAAAAGCCGGGTAATTACCAACAAAGGGATTATAGATTATGATTACCTGGTGATAGCGACTGGTACCAGGACCAATTTCTACGGACTTGGAGAAATTGAGGCTTATGGTCTTGGTATGAAAAGTATTCAGGACTCTCTCAACATTCGTCATATGATGATCCAGAATCTGGAACAAGCGGCTATTACTTGCGATGATATGGAAAGAGATACACTCACCAATTTTGTCATTGTAGGAGGTGGGCCGGCTGGTGTAGAAATGGCTGGGGCTCTGGCTGAATTTAAAAAGTATATCCTGCCCAAAGATTATCCGGAATATAATGCAGATATCATGGACATTTATCTCCTGGAGGCTGCTGATAAGCTTTTAGGAGCCATGTCTGAAAAAGCCTCAAGTGAATCATTTAGGTACTTAACCAGGATGGGGGTTAAAGTCTTGTTCAATGAAGCAGTAGAACACTATGATGGATCAATTGTTTCGACCAGCGCTGGGACTGAATTACGAGCTCGCAATCTGATTTGGACGGCTGGCGTTGAAGGGGCCTTGCCGAGAGGTATTCGTAAGGATAGTTTCGTACATGGAAACAGGCTGCGTGTAAATGAAACCTTGAATGTTCACGGATATGCCAATGTATTCGCCATAGGTGATATAGCTTCAATGGCTACTGAGGACTCACCAAGAGGGCATCCACAAGTAGCTCAGGTAGCCTTACAGCAGGGTAAATACTTAGGTAAGGTAATGAAACATGTGATTTCGGGAAGGAATTATCAAAAACCATTTCGATATAAGGACAAAGGCTCATTAGCTACCATTGGTAAGAGAAGAGCCGTGGCAGATTTAGGAAAATTCAGATTTGCCGGATATCTGGCCTGGATACTGTGGTCGGTAGTTCACCTTTTTTCTATCAGCGGTTTCAGAAATAAGTTGATGGTTGGGCTTAATTGGGCCTGGAATTACATGACTTTTGACAAAGGGAATCGCTTAATCATCAGCCACTTTGAGCACAAAGCGGTGAAGGCCGAAGTAATAAAGGAGAAGATGGCAGATGAATGA
- a CDS encoding MFS transporter, which produces MNELKLSKKFFSLMACLFVVAIGYGVLLPVLPYFIERLAANTAYQGDISFHFGILTAIYPVTLVFTAPFWGRISDRVGPRALIIFGLSGFVLMQLGIAFSSSLAMLYTARITGSLLSSFLVPVINAHIADMTNEAQRTKALAWSGTAVSAGVIMGPGLSGYLIGSDLHIRLAKIHWLIERFSLPFLVLALLGLSVMIITLLFLKNSERRPAVQRNRKPMHLFPKGKWKSLKDLLIISLVLQVGITLFETVFALFIKDSAGFSVTFIGTSLLVCGLVMALFQPAVARWGTLFIKDPKKQMALGMLIAGMVLPVFAVTQVKWMILLFIALFGLGSSLVVPNLLAFISKKDPQSSGWAFGMQSSFSGIGQMLGPLAGTALYTINGQIPFIMVGAFLLITSLVQWKKLLAVSALKPTKPHGAS; this is translated from the coding sequence ATGAATGAACTAAAACTAAGTAAGAAATTCTTCAGCTTGATGGCCTGTTTGTTTGTAGTGGCCATTGGTTATGGTGTTTTGCTGCCCGTACTTCCTTATTTCATTGAAAGGCTCGCTGCAAACACAGCTTATCAAGGTGATATTTCTTTTCACTTCGGAATTCTTACGGCCATTTACCCAGTCACTCTGGTGTTTACAGCACCCTTTTGGGGCCGCATTTCAGACCGTGTTGGCCCCAGAGCATTGATCATATTTGGCTTGAGTGGTTTTGTACTCATGCAGCTCGGAATTGCATTTAGTTCAAGTTTAGCTATGCTCTATACCGCTCGAATTACCGGCAGTTTGCTCTCATCATTTCTGGTACCGGTCATCAATGCGCACATTGCCGATATGACCAACGAGGCACAGCGTACCAAAGCATTGGCTTGGTCGGGTACTGCTGTAAGTGCGGGCGTGATCATGGGCCCCGGACTGAGTGGCTATTTGATTGGAAGCGATCTGCATATACGTTTGGCAAAAATACATTGGCTCATTGAGCGATTTAGTTTGCCGTTCCTGGTACTGGCTCTCTTAGGCTTATCAGTGATGATAATCACCCTGCTTTTTTTGAAAAACAGTGAGCGAAGGCCGGCAGTACAAAGAAATAGAAAACCAATGCATTTGTTCCCGAAAGGCAAGTGGAAAAGCCTCAAGGATTTACTTATCATTTCATTGGTACTACAAGTTGGCATTACCCTATTCGAGACTGTTTTTGCACTATTCATTAAAGATTCAGCTGGCTTTTCGGTCACCTTTATCGGTACAAGCTTATTAGTCTGTGGCCTCGTGATGGCTTTATTCCAACCTGCCGTAGCCAGATGGGGTACTTTGTTCATCAAAGACCCCAAAAAACAAATGGCTTTAGGTATGCTCATAGCAGGTATGGTATTGCCAGTCTTTGCTGTGACACAGGTCAAGTGGATGATCTTGTTATTCATTGCATTATTTGGTCTGGGCTCTTCACTGGTAGTACCTAATTTGCTGGCTTTCATATCAAAGAAAGATCCTCAATCTTCCGGCTGGGCATTCGGTATGCAATCCTCATTCAGTGGCATTGGCCAAATGCTTGGACCTTTGGCAGGAACCGCATTGTATACCATCAATGGTCAAATTCCATTTATAATGGTAGGAGCATTTTTGTTGATCACCTCGTTAGTTCAATGGAAAAAACTATTGGCTGTGAGCGCATTAAAACCCACCAAACCACATGGAGCCTCATAG